One window from the genome of Saimiri boliviensis isolate mSaiBol1 chromosome 2, mSaiBol1.pri, whole genome shotgun sequence encodes:
- the LOC101044023 gene encoding LOW QUALITY PROTEIN: uncharacterized protein LOC101044023 (The sequence of the model RefSeq protein was modified relative to this genomic sequence to represent the inferred CDS: inserted 1 base in 1 codon; deleted 1 base in 1 codon; substituted 1 base at 1 genomic stop codon), whose translation TQTTWLVSGXWCPPLGSSSPQPRLDSHPPPPTPREDSDLSISVFLHFSSGPCTKSLPATAWTWTPPTVTAVTVPPPSRSQTPLPCFXQEPPSLPLLPLQAQASHSGHPHLGFGVLHPHPRPWLLKYLVTLNWAKGLSSRLSRASTFSSAKWANTESTLQNLSTVDTVSTASGLLWAEFVGNPRLGRDSSSPDECSNPSEHPGALPANQVPEALSSEPWLWEPMCSVPTSPNSHRAVSQPPKSWASLQDLHRESLAP comes from the exons ACACAGACCACATGGCTCGTGTCTG CCTGGTGCCCACCTCTGGGCTCGTCCAGCCCCCAACCTCGG CTTgactcccaccctccaccccccactCCCCGTGAGGACAGTGACCTGTCCATCTCCGTTTTCCTCCATTTCAGCTCAGGGCCCTGCACCAAGTCTCTCCCAGCGACTGCCTGGACCTGGACCCCTCCCACGGTCACCGCTGTTACAGTCCCACCTCCTTCAAGGTCTCAAACACCCCTCCCCTGCTTCTGACAGGAGCCACCTTCACTCCCTCTCTTGCCCCTCCAGGCCCAGGCTTCACACTCAGGTCACCCTCACCTGGGCTTTGGGGTGCTCCACCCCCACCCTAGGCCCTGGCTTCTGAAATATTTGGTGACTTTGAACTGGGCCAAAGGCTTAAGCTCACGTCTGTCCAGAGCATCAActttctcttctgcaaaatgggctAACACTGAAAGCACCTTGCAGAATCTCAGCACGGTGGATACTGTTAGCACAGCCAGCGGGCTTCTGTGGGCTGAGTTTGTGGGTAACCCAAGACTTGGCAGGGACAGTTCCTCCCCAGATGAGTGTTCTAACCCAAGTGAGCATCCTGGTGCCCTTCCTGCAAATCAGGTCCCCGAGGCACTTAGTTCGGAGCCCTGGTTGTGGG AACCGATGTGCTCAGTGCCCACCTCGCCTAACTCACACCGAGCTGTTTCCCAGCCACCCAAGTCTTGGGCATCCCTGCAGGACCTCCACAGGGAGTCCTTGGCTCCCTGA